From Lolium perenne isolate Kyuss_39 chromosome 5, Kyuss_2.0, whole genome shotgun sequence, a single genomic window includes:
- the LOC127298675 gene encoding patatin-like protein 3, protein MASPPQLHPQQADVDLGKLSYEIFSFLESKFLYGAGVPGGPCSLPGTPARASGARVRVLAIDGCGPGPGDALLAASALARLEAALRAKAGDPDARVADFFDAAAGAGAGGVLAAMLFVKGDDGRPRYTAADALAFVAASLGKGGWGGSGSGGGWLRGRWASLFRRGENRSSSDRSSSSSNSSSSLRKVFGDATLRDTVAPLLVPCYDLATGAPFLFSRADAVESDSFDFRLRDVCAATCAAGNTAAAVRSVDGRTAIAAASGGVAAMGNPAAAAITHVLHNKQEFPLAAGVDDLLVVSIGSGSSSGGTASSGSATPSAGGWRTPLPPRSPSPAEMIRLTAEGVADMVDQAVAMAFGHTCGRNYVRIQAAAPAHSIKSLRSLDPKKVVAIADGMLTQRNVEAELFRGRRLSEKSNREKLDAFAAELVKEHDRRRSSPPGMLPNVAIKQVALAPPTPPRLSSATTTSSSASGTGTATTGGRTASTMPSPASTH, encoded by the exons ATGGCGTCGCCGCCGCAGCTGCACCCGCAGCAGGCCGACGTGGACCTCGGCAAGCTCAGCTACGAGATCTTCTCCTTCCTCGAGAGCAAGTTCCTCTACGGCGCTGGCGTCCCCGGCGGGCCCTGCTCGCTGCCGGGCACGCCCGCCAGGGCTTCCGGCGCGAGGGTCAGGGTGCTGGCCATCGACGGCTGCGGTCCGGGCCCCGGCGACGCGCTGCTCGCGGCCTCCGCGCTCGCGAGGCTCGAGGCCGCGCTCAGGGCCAAGGCGGGCGACCCCGACGCCCGCGTCGCCGACTTCTTCGACGCCGCGGCCGGGGCGGGCGCGGGCGGCGTGCTGGCCGCGATGCTGTTCGTCAAGGGCGACGACGGGCGGCCGCGGTACACTGCCGCCGACGCGCTCGCGTTCGTGGCCGCCAGCCTCGGGAAGGGCGGCTGGGGCGGCAGTGGTTCCGGCGGCGGGTGGCTGCGAGGCAGGTGGGCGTCCCTGTTCCGACGCGGCGAGAACAGGTCCTCCTCGGACAGGTCCTCctcgtcttctaactcctcgtcgtcgctgcggAAGGTGTTCGGCGACGCGACGCTGCGGGACACGGTGGCGCCGCTGCTGGTGCCGTGCTACGACCTCGCCACGGGCGCGCCCTTCCTCTTCTCCCGCGCCGACGCCGTCGAGAGCGACAGCTTCGACTTCCGCCTCCGCGACGTCTGCGCCGCCACCTGCGCCGCGGGCAACaccgccgcggccgtccgctccGTCGACGGGCGCACGGCCATCGCCGCGGCCTCCGGGGGCGTGGCTGCCATGGGCAACCCCGCGGCGGCTGCTATCACGCACGTGCTTCACAACAAGCAGGAGTTCCCGCTCGCCGCCGGGGTCGACGACCTGCTCGTTGTGTCTATAGGCTCTGGCTCCTCCTCCGGCGGTACCGCCTCCTCGGGCTCCGCCACGCCGTCCGCGGGCGGCTGGCGCACCCCGTTGCCCCCGCGCTCCCCGTCCCCGGCCGAGATGATCCGCCTCACCGCCGAGGGCGTCGCCGACATGGTCGACCAGGCCGTCGCCATGGCATTCGGCCACACATGCGGCCGCAACTACGTACGCATACAG GCGGCCGCGCCGGCGCACTCGATCAAATCGCTGCGTTCGCTGGACCCGAAGAAGGTGGTGGCGATCGCGGACGGGATGCTGACGCAGCGGAACGTGGAGGCGGAGCTCTTCCGGGGCCGCCGCCTCTCGGAGAAGTCCAACCGGGAGAAGCTGGACGCGTTCGCGGCGGAGCTGGTCAAGGAGCACGACCGCAGGCGGAGCTCGCCGCCGGGGATGCTTCCCAACGTGGCCATCAAGCAGGTGGCACTGGCGCCCCCCACGCCGCCGAGGCTCTCGTCGGCCACCACCACGTCCTCGTCCGCCTCCGGCACCGGCACCGCCACCACCGGCGGCAGGACCGCGTCCACCATGCCGTCGCCGGCGTCCACGCACTGA